The Altererythrobacter sp. Root672 genome includes a window with the following:
- a CDS encoding LD-carboxypeptidase translates to MTRIAICAPSTPITPDVAERVTTLAAREFPGLKLQFHEQCFVEDGHFAGPDAVRLAALLDCANDPQVDAVWFAKGGYGANRIAVQALASMNGSAREKVYLGYSDTGYLLAGLYRAGIGLPVHAPMPVDIRRDGGEDAVERTLTWLAHDTRGLEPSLVGEPSVAFNLMTLAMLCGTELMPDLTDHVVMVEEVAEYLYSVDRLFFHVTQHLRGIAGLRLGRISAVPENDRPFGTGAEEIARDWCARAGIPFLGTADIGHDAANRIVPFGLARTPARS, encoded by the coding sequence ATGACCCGCATCGCCATCTGTGCGCCCTCGACGCCGATAACGCCCGACGTGGCGGAGCGCGTGACCACGCTGGCGGCCAGGGAGTTCCCCGGGCTCAAACTGCAGTTCCACGAACAGTGCTTTGTCGAGGACGGGCATTTCGCCGGGCCTGACGCAGTGCGGCTCGCGGCCCTGCTCGATTGCGCCAACGATCCGCAGGTCGATGCCGTGTGGTTCGCCAAGGGCGGGTACGGCGCCAACCGGATTGCGGTGCAGGCGCTGGCTTCGATGAACGGCTCGGCGCGGGAGAAGGTCTACCTCGGTTACTCCGATACCGGTTATCTGCTCGCGGGGCTCTATCGCGCCGGCATTGGGCTGCCGGTTCATGCTCCGATGCCGGTCGATATCCGGCGTGACGGGGGCGAAGACGCGGTCGAGCGGACGCTCACCTGGCTCGCGCACGATACCAGAGGCCTCGAACCCTCGCTCGTCGGCGAACCTTCGGTCGCGTTCAACCTGATGACGCTGGCGATGCTCTGCGGGACCGAGCTGATGCCCGATCTCACCGACCACGTGGTCATGGTCGAGGAAGTAGCCGAGTACCTCTATTCGGTCGACCGCCTGTTCTTCCACGTGACGCAGCACTTGCGCGGCATCGCCGGGCTCAGGCTCGGGCGGATCAGCGCGGTGCCGGAAAACGACCGTCCGTTCGGCACCGGGGCGGAGGAAATCGCCCGTGATTGGTGTGCTCGCGCGGGCATTCCGTTCCTCGGCACGGCCGACATCGGGCATGACGCTGCCAACAGGATCGTGCCCTTCGGGCTTGCCCGGACGCCCGCGCGCTCATAA
- the fabD gene encoding ACP S-malonyltransferase, translating to MTAFVFPGQGSQKVGMGVELAEASLAAREVFQEVDEALGQNLSRIMREGPEDALTLTENAQPAIMANAIAVLRVLEKEAGLSLAAKGECVAGHSLGEYTALCAAGAFSLADTARLLKLRGQAMQAAVPVGVGAMCALLGADLEKAQALADAAAEGEVCQVANDNDPGQVVLSGHRGAIERAVALAKDHGIKRGVILPVSAPFHCSLMQPAADAMAEALGKTPPGALRLPIYANVTAALVGDAATEQDLLVQQVTGRVRWRESVLAMKDAGIERYVELGGKVLGPMIGRTVQDVTVTSVVTMADIEALVKEL from the coding sequence GTGACCGCATTCGTATTTCCCGGCCAGGGAAGCCAGAAAGTCGGCATGGGCGTAGAGCTCGCCGAAGCCAGTCTCGCCGCGCGCGAGGTGTTTCAGGAAGTGGACGAGGCGCTCGGCCAGAACCTCTCGCGGATCATGCGCGAAGGGCCCGAGGATGCGCTGACCCTGACCGAGAACGCCCAGCCGGCGATCATGGCCAACGCCATCGCGGTGCTGCGAGTGCTCGAGAAGGAAGCGGGCCTGTCGCTTGCGGCTAAGGGCGAATGTGTCGCGGGCCACTCGCTGGGCGAATATACGGCGCTTTGTGCAGCCGGCGCTTTCTCGCTCGCCGACACGGCGCGGCTGTTGAAGCTGCGCGGGCAGGCCATGCAGGCGGCGGTTCCCGTGGGTGTGGGCGCGATGTGCGCGCTACTCGGCGCTGATCTTGAGAAGGCCCAGGCGCTCGCCGATGCGGCGGCCGAGGGCGAGGTCTGCCAGGTCGCCAACGACAACGACCCCGGCCAGGTGGTCCTCTCGGGCCATCGCGGCGCGATCGAGCGGGCCGTGGCGTTGGCCAAGGACCACGGCATCAAGCGCGGCGTGATCCTCCCGGTCTCGGCGCCGTTCCACTGCTCGCTGATGCAGCCCGCGGCCGATGCCATGGCCGAAGCGCTCGGCAAGACGCCTCCGGGCGCGCTGCGCCTGCCGATCTACGCCAACGTCACCGCCGCCCTGGTCGGCGATGCCGCGACCGAGCAGGACCTGCTCGTCCAGCAAGTCACCGGCCGCGTGCGCTGGCGTGAAAGCGTGCTCGCGATGAAGGATGCGGGTATCGAGCGTTACGTTGAGCTGGGCGGCAAGGTGCTCGGCCCGATGATCGGGCGGACGGTGCAGGATGTGACCGTGACAAGCGTGGTGACGATGGCCGACATCGAAGCCTTGGTTAAGGAGCTTTGA
- the fabG gene encoding 3-oxoacyl-[acyl-carrier-protein] reductase, producing the protein MFDLTGMTALVTGASGGIGSSIARCLARQGARLALSGSNSSKLRSFREELVAEFGHDHVEITCDLSDTKQVEELIPATLDTLGQIDILVNNAGITRDNLAMRMKDEEWEQVIRINLESTFRLMRAAAKPMMKARFGRIITVTSVVGATGNPGQVNYAAAKAGLVGMTKSYAQEVATRGITANCVAPGFIRTAMTDVLPEAQKEALNQRIPMGRMGEGEDIGAAVAFLASKEAGYVTGQTLHVNGGMAMFA; encoded by the coding sequence ATGTTCGACCTAACCGGAATGACCGCCCTCGTGACCGGCGCCAGCGGCGGGATCGGGTCTTCGATCGCTCGCTGTCTCGCTAGGCAGGGCGCGCGGCTGGCGCTGTCGGGTTCGAACAGCTCGAAGCTGCGCTCTTTCCGTGAGGAGCTCGTTGCCGAGTTCGGTCACGATCACGTGGAGATCACCTGCGACCTTTCCGACACCAAGCAAGTCGAGGAGCTGATCCCGGCGACGCTCGATACGCTCGGCCAGATCGACATCCTGGTGAACAACGCCGGCATCACCCGCGACAACCTCGCCATGCGCATGAAGGACGAGGAGTGGGAGCAGGTGATCCGCATCAACCTCGAATCGACCTTCCGCCTGATGCGCGCTGCGGCCAAGCCGATGATGAAGGCGCGCTTCGGGCGCATCATCACCGTGACCAGCGTGGTCGGTGCGACGGGTAATCCGGGGCAGGTGAACTACGCAGCGGCCAAGGCCGGGCTTGTCGGCATGACCAAGAGCTATGCCCAGGAAGTCGCCACGCGCGGAATCACCGCCAACTGTGTCGCGCCGGGCTTCATCCGCACGGCGATGACCGACGTTCTGCCCGAAGCGCAGAAGGAAGCGCTCAACCAGCGCATCCCGATGGGCCGCATGGGCGAGGGCGAGGATATCGGTGCGGCGGTCGCGTTCCTGGCGTCGAAGGAAGCCGGCTACGTCACCGGGCAGACGCTGCACGTGAATGGCGGGATGGCGATGTTCGCCTGA
- the dnaN gene encoding DNA polymerase III subunit beta, whose translation MKATIERAKLLRCLSHVQSVVERRNTIPILSNVLIEASADGRVRIMATDLDLQVVENLETVSVEAAGAITVSAHLLFDIARKLPDGSQVSLETADNRMTVKAGRSRFQLPTLPRDDFPMIVEGDLPTSFELPARLLAEMVDRTRFAISTEETRYYLNGIFLHVTDGDLKAAATDGHRLARFTLAKPEGADGMPDVIVPRKAVAELRKLLEEALDGNVEIDLSASKIRFTLGGEGGVVLTSKLIDGTFPDYSRVIPTGNDKLLRLDPKSFYEGVDRVATIATEKTRAVKMGLETDKVTLSVTSPDNGTAAEEVPADYSSDAFEIGFNANYLKDILGQIDGDTVELHLADPGAPTLIRQDEKSPALYVLMPMRV comes from the coding sequence ATGAAGGCCACCATCGAACGCGCAAAATTGCTGCGTTGCCTGTCACACGTCCAGTCGGTGGTTGAACGCCGCAACACGATTCCGATTCTGTCGAACGTGCTGATCGAAGCCTCGGCCGACGGTCGGGTGCGGATCATGGCGACCGACCTCGATCTCCAGGTGGTCGAGAACCTCGAAACGGTTTCTGTCGAGGCTGCCGGTGCGATCACCGTCTCGGCCCACCTGCTGTTCGACATCGCGCGCAAGCTGCCCGACGGGAGCCAGGTGAGCCTGGAGACCGCCGACAACCGCATGACGGTCAAGGCCGGCCGCAGCCGGTTCCAGCTGCCGACTCTGCCGCGGGACGATTTCCCGATGATCGTCGAGGGCGACCTGCCGACCAGCTTCGAACTGCCGGCGCGCCTGTTGGCCGAAATGGTCGACCGCACCCGGTTCGCGATCTCGACCGAAGAAACGCGCTACTACCTCAACGGCATCTTCCTCCACGTCACCGATGGTGACTTGAAGGCCGCGGCGACGGATGGCCACCGCCTGGCTCGCTTCACCTTGGCAAAGCCCGAGGGTGCGGACGGTATGCCCGACGTGATCGTGCCGCGTAAGGCTGTCGCCGAACTGCGCAAGCTGCTCGAAGAAGCGCTCGACGGGAATGTCGAGATCGACCTGTCGGCCAGCAAGATCCGCTTCACCCTCGGCGGTGAGGGCGGGGTGGTGCTGACCAGCAAGCTGATCGACGGTACCTTCCCCGATTATTCGCGCGTCATTCCAACGGGTAACGACAAGCTGTTGAGACTCGATCCGAAGTCCTTCTACGAAGGCGTGGACCGCGTGGCGACGATCGCCACCGAGAAGACCCGCGCGGTGAAGATGGGGCTGGAGACCGACAAGGTCACGCTTTCGGTCACGAGCCCGGACAATGGCACCGCGGCCGAAGAAGTGCCGGCGGACTACTCTTCCGACGCCTTCGAGATCGGCTTTAACGCCAATTACCTGAAGGACATTCTCGGCCAGATCGACGGCGATACCGTTGAACTGCACCTCGCTGATCCCGGCGCGCCGACCTTGATCCGGCAGGACGAGAAGAGCCCGGCGCTCTACGTGCTGATGCCGATGCGGGTCTAG
- a CDS encoding FAD-dependent oxidoreductase has translation MRHVAIIGSGPAGYYTAEAAQKALGEDVRIDIFDTLPVPYGLIRSGVAPDHQSIKGVSRRYEKVALSDNVRFVGNVMIGKDVSIAELQGLYDAVVLATGAPKDRDLGIPGEDLGNVFGSAAFVGWYNGHPQFADLAPDLSGKTAVVIGMGNVALDVARILSKTRGEFVGSDIVTHALQALEGSKIERIVILGRRGPHQIMMTPKELGELGELERASPHVANADLPELGDDAILEPGLRKSVSHLRAFAATPEHIRAEKPKAIEFVFMSSPSALIGNDKVEAIEVEKTRLEHGRAVGTGEIERIPADLVVACIGYRTSPIPGVPFDERQGRFANDEGRILPGLYCVGWARRGPTGTIGTNRPDGYAVVELIGADIAEGTLGPARKQGRAGFDELAAERDLDVVTFRDWKRIEEAEEKAAREGAPREKFVDVEAMIRAKG, from the coding sequence ATGCGGCATGTCGCGATCATCGGCTCAGGACCGGCCGGATATTACACCGCCGAAGCAGCGCAAAAAGCGCTCGGCGAAGACGTCCGGATCGATATTTTCGATACGCTTCCGGTCCCCTACGGCCTGATCCGAAGCGGCGTCGCGCCCGATCACCAGTCGATCAAGGGTGTGTCCCGCCGGTACGAGAAGGTGGCCCTGTCGGACAACGTGCGCTTCGTCGGCAACGTCATGATCGGCAAGGACGTGTCGATCGCGGAGTTGCAGGGCCTCTACGATGCCGTTGTCCTGGCTACTGGTGCGCCGAAGGACCGCGACCTCGGCATCCCTGGCGAAGATCTGGGCAATGTCTTTGGCAGTGCGGCGTTTGTCGGCTGGTATAACGGCCACCCGCAATTCGCCGACCTGGCTCCGGACCTTTCGGGCAAGACCGCGGTGGTCATCGGCATGGGCAACGTCGCGCTCGACGTCGCGCGAATCCTTTCCAAGACCCGTGGCGAGTTCGTAGGCAGCGACATCGTCACCCACGCCTTGCAGGCCCTCGAAGGCTCAAAGATCGAACGCATCGTGATCCTCGGCCGGCGCGGTCCGCACCAGATCATGATGACGCCCAAGGAGCTCGGAGAGCTGGGCGAACTCGAGCGTGCCTCTCCCCATGTCGCCAACGCGGACCTGCCCGAGTTGGGCGACGACGCGATCCTCGAGCCAGGCTTGCGCAAGTCGGTGAGCCACTTGCGCGCTTTCGCGGCCACGCCCGAACACATCCGGGCCGAGAAGCCCAAGGCGATAGAATTCGTCTTCATGTCATCGCCCAGCGCCTTGATTGGAAATGATAAGGTTGAAGCGATTGAGGTCGAGAAGACTCGGCTCGAACATGGCCGCGCCGTGGGTACGGGAGAGATCGAACGGATCCCTGCCGATCTGGTCGTCGCCTGCATCGGCTATCGCACTTCGCCAATTCCCGGCGTCCCGTTCGACGAGCGCCAGGGTCGGTTTGCCAATGATGAGGGGCGGATCCTGCCCGGCCTCTACTGCGTCGGCTGGGCGCGGCGCGGCCCAACCGGAACCATCGGCACCAACCGTCCCGATGGATACGCCGTGGTGGAACTGATCGGCGCGGACATTGCCGAAGGCACGCTAGGCCCCGCCCGCAAGCAAGGCCGCGCCGGCTTCGACGAACTGGCGGCGGAACGCGACCTCGACGTCGTGACCTTCCGCGACTGGAAGCGGATCGAAGAGGCGGAGGAGAAAGCGGCGCGCGAAGGTGCGCCGCGGGAGAAGTTCGTCGATGTCGAAGCGATGATCAGGGCCAAGGGCTAG
- a CDS encoding EAL domain-containing protein, giving the protein MIAAIGACSFWVGSAPHVTEAIMLALSVFGAAGVGIVHSLIAGRRREVKVAGVLAVVVAPMFLFGLAITRWSVSGQLPWDFAIASLLCVAGASSAYLRQHPVVFFAAKLSIWAAAVAANASLAGALTVLAALIGAILVSRELMREQRTEDERMRARERVQTRAGDILADYEQTRQGWFWETDRRGQLTYVSAPVAEAVGCTAEELVGLPLVTLFDLDDTSQESERTLLFHLNARSAFQELTVRAAIKDEERWWSVSGRPIHNEYGNFVGFRGSGVDLTAKKLSEDHASRLAHYDSLTGLANRFQMSQALEKTLTSRQRANRACSVMLIDLDRFKQVNDTMGHPAGDALLKQVARRLEAAVDKMGQVGRLGGDEFQVIVPGRIARNDVSELASHIIHSLSQPYSIEGQRVVIGASIGIAVSPEDGVTNDEVIRNADLALYAAKDLGRGRFHFYANDLHAEAEARSQLEQDLRDAITEGQLQLYYQPVVSSATEKLTGFEALLRWEHPQRGWVPTDKFVKIAEDTGLIAQIGEWALRTACHELARWPEEVRVAVNISPLQFANPQLPSLVANAIAQAGVHPSRLELEITESVFLNDDTCTDTMFAALKGLGVRLALDDFGTGYSSLGYLKKAPFDKIKIDQSFVRGATLPGSRNGAIIASITSLAHALGMDTTAEGVETLDELELVRMHGCSHIQGFIYGRPLSATDATERVKDGLTVEAKGPRASRAPRQTMLRKVVLDHDGQVYQGKIRNVSDTGALIEGLWHVPPGTTFTIEMSDSQTVRATSKWSAEDRMGVEFAVPLAKNSSRAKGAKKGRQARSAAVSY; this is encoded by the coding sequence ATGATCGCAGCCATCGGCGCCTGCAGCTTCTGGGTGGGCAGTGCGCCGCACGTCACCGAGGCGATCATGCTGGCGTTGTCGGTCTTCGGGGCGGCTGGCGTTGGGATTGTGCATTCGCTGATCGCGGGCCGCAGGCGTGAGGTCAAAGTGGCAGGCGTGCTCGCCGTGGTGGTCGCGCCGATGTTTCTATTCGGCCTCGCGATTACGCGCTGGAGCGTGTCGGGCCAATTGCCATGGGATTTCGCCATCGCTTCGCTCCTGTGCGTTGCCGGGGCCTCTTCTGCCTACCTCCGCCAGCATCCGGTCGTGTTCTTTGCGGCGAAGTTGTCGATCTGGGCCGCCGCTGTCGCCGCCAACGCCTCACTCGCCGGTGCCTTGACCGTCCTTGCGGCGCTTATCGGCGCGATCCTCGTGAGCCGTGAACTGATGCGCGAACAACGGACCGAGGACGAGCGGATGAGAGCTCGCGAGAGAGTTCAGACCCGCGCCGGAGATATCCTAGCCGACTATGAACAGACCCGGCAGGGCTGGTTCTGGGAGACCGATCGCCGCGGCCAGCTGACCTATGTGTCGGCGCCCGTAGCCGAAGCCGTGGGATGCACGGCCGAGGAACTCGTGGGCCTGCCGCTGGTCACGCTGTTCGACTTGGACGACACGAGCCAGGAAAGTGAGCGCACGCTCCTGTTCCACCTCAACGCCCGCTCGGCTTTTCAGGAACTGACCGTACGGGCTGCGATCAAGGACGAGGAACGGTGGTGGTCGGTCAGCGGCCGTCCGATCCATAACGAGTACGGCAACTTCGTCGGGTTTCGCGGTTCGGGCGTTGATCTAACGGCGAAGAAGCTCAGCGAAGACCATGCCTCGCGGTTGGCGCATTACGATTCCCTCACTGGCCTCGCCAACCGGTTCCAGATGTCCCAGGCGCTCGAAAAGACGCTGACTTCACGGCAGCGGGCCAACAGGGCGTGCTCGGTCATGCTGATCGACCTCGACCGGTTCAAGCAGGTCAACGACACGATGGGCCACCCGGCCGGCGATGCCTTGCTCAAGCAGGTCGCCCGCAGGTTGGAAGCCGCGGTCGACAAGATGGGGCAGGTGGGGCGTCTTGGCGGCGACGAGTTCCAGGTGATCGTGCCCGGCCGCATCGCTCGCAACGATGTCTCCGAACTGGCCTCGCACATCATCCATTCGCTGTCTCAGCCCTATTCGATCGAGGGCCAGCGCGTGGTCATCGGCGCGTCGATCGGGATCGCGGTATCGCCCGAAGATGGCGTGACCAATGACGAAGTGATCCGCAATGCCGACCTGGCGCTCTATGCCGCCAAGGATCTCGGCCGCGGTCGGTTCCACTTCTACGCCAACGACTTGCACGCCGAAGCCGAAGCCCGCTCTCAACTCGAACAGGATTTGCGCGACGCCATCACCGAGGGCCAGCTGCAGCTCTACTACCAACCGGTCGTCTCTTCGGCGACGGAGAAGCTGACCGGTTTCGAGGCGCTGCTGCGGTGGGAGCATCCGCAAAGGGGCTGGGTGCCGACCGACAAGTTCGTCAAGATTGCCGAAGACACCGGCCTGATCGCGCAGATCGGCGAGTGGGCCTTGCGCACGGCCTGTCACGAGCTTGCGCGGTGGCCGGAAGAGGTACGCGTCGCGGTCAATATCTCGCCGCTGCAGTTTGCCAACCCGCAGCTCCCCAGCCTTGTCGCCAATGCCATCGCGCAGGCCGGCGTTCACCCGTCGCGCCTGGAGCTCGAGATCACCGAAAGCGTGTTCCTGAACGACGATACCTGCACGGACACCATGTTCGCGGCGCTAAAGGGCCTTGGGGTCCGTCTGGCGCTCGACGACTTCGGCACCGGCTACTCTTCGCTTGGCTATTTGAAGAAGGCGCCGTTCGACAAGATCAAGATCGACCAGAGCTTCGTGCGCGGCGCCACGCTGCCGGGCAGCCGGAATGGCGCGATCATCGCTTCGATTACGAGCCTGGCGCACGCGCTGGGCATGGATACCACGGCGGAAGGGGTTGAGACGCTCGATGAGCTGGAGCTCGTGCGCATGCATGGTTGCAGCCACATCCAAGGCTTCATCTACGGCAGGCCGCTGAGCGCCACCGATGCCACGGAGCGGGTCAAGGATGGCCTGACAGTCGAGGCGAAGGGCCCGCGGGCGTCGCGCGCGCCCCGCCAGACCATGTTGCGCAAAGTCGTGCTCGATCACGATGGGCAGGTCTACCAGGGCAAGATCCGCAACGTCTCCGACACCGGGGCCCTGATCGAAGGTCTGTGGCATGTTCCGCCGGGAACCACCTTCACGATCGAGATGTCGGACTCGCAAACGGTCAGGGCCACCTCGAAATGGTCGGCAGAGGATCGCATGGGCGTCGAATTCGCGGTGCCGCTGGCGAAGAATTCAAGTCGGGCAAAAGGCGCAAAGAAGGGCCGCCAAGCCCGCTCGGCAGCGGTGTCCTACTAA
- a CDS encoding EAL domain-containing protein: protein MRNMLRGLGGKGAGGSRASSDGALQVLDAAQRLAMLEAFEEAEIGWFWATDSDNHLIYLSASAVRKFGDQAQVIGKPLASLAEAVTADGEERSERPLSYVLGARSNINGVTVKVDAPDGPLFWLLSGKAQFDEAGRFQGYRGSARDVSGLREQQRDASRLAQFDSLTGLANRHRMITRLATMLTAFKAAKRSCALLMLDLDRFKQVNDTLGHPAGDELLKQVAQRLQRIVGAPGEIGRLGGDEFQIIIPDMDDRGQLGEMAQRIIQMVSQPYSLEGRRAVIGTSLGIAIAPYDGIEPEELIKSADLALYAAKGGGRGQYRFYSNDLKDSAHQRRETEEDLRDALARGELELHYQPVVRTSDNIVTGFEALMRWNHPERGPISPAVFIPIAEESNLIVTLGEWAIRQACANAAKWPGELRVAVNVSAHQFTTESLPTTITSALASSGLKPEQLELEITETVFMGDVEAVEQMFKRLKKIGVKLSLDDFGTGYSSLGYLRKAPFDKIKIDQSFVRGCTEKDNTNFAIITAIVSLATALKMETTAEGVEAMDELGLIRTLSATNVQGFIYSRAVPQEQVLEKLATGDLTYKPMGPAKHRADRRTLFRMVGIIHEDHRYDAMLRNISRTGAMIEGMLDVPVGTDLVLDLGEGQLVVGTVRRSQDATQGLEFETPLISDGAEGLCTRHRVSPYALAAAGMPLRALPPGSYGMPGMSLSDGSRPRFMQVDLSALSSRAA from the coding sequence ATGCGCAACATGCTGCGGGGTTTGGGTGGCAAGGGAGCCGGTGGTTCTCGTGCGTCCAGTGACGGCGCGCTCCAGGTGCTGGACGCCGCGCAACGCCTGGCGATGCTCGAAGCCTTCGAAGAGGCCGAGATCGGTTGGTTCTGGGCCACCGACAGCGACAATCACCTGATCTACCTGTCCGCTTCTGCGGTGCGCAAATTCGGCGACCAGGCGCAGGTCATCGGAAAGCCGCTGGCATCGCTGGCCGAAGCCGTGACCGCCGATGGTGAGGAACGGTCCGAGCGCCCGCTGTCCTACGTTCTCGGCGCGCGCAGCAACATCAACGGGGTCACCGTCAAGGTCGACGCACCGGATGGGCCGCTGTTCTGGTTGCTCAGCGGCAAGGCCCAATTCGACGAGGCGGGCCGCTTCCAAGGCTATCGCGGCAGTGCGCGGGACGTCTCCGGGCTACGCGAACAGCAACGCGACGCCTCTCGGCTGGCGCAGTTCGATTCGCTTACGGGGCTCGCCAATCGTCACCGGATGATCACCCGGCTGGCGACGATGTTGACGGCGTTCAAGGCGGCAAAGCGCAGCTGCGCCTTGCTGATGCTGGACCTCGACAGGTTCAAGCAGGTCAACGACACCCTTGGCCATCCGGCTGGCGACGAGCTGTTGAAGCAAGTGGCCCAGCGCCTGCAGCGCATTGTCGGCGCACCCGGGGAAATCGGCCGCCTGGGTGGCGACGAGTTCCAGATCATCATCCCTGACATGGACGACCGTGGGCAGCTTGGGGAGATGGCCCAGCGGATCATCCAGATGGTCTCGCAGCCCTATTCGCTCGAGGGGCGGCGGGCGGTTATCGGCACATCGCTCGGCATCGCGATCGCGCCGTACGACGGCATCGAGCCCGAAGAGCTGATCAAGAGCGCCGACCTGGCGCTCTATGCGGCGAAGGGCGGGGGGCGCGGGCAGTACCGCTTCTATTCCAACGACCTCAAGGACTCCGCGCACCAGCGCCGTGAGACGGAAGAGGATCTGCGCGACGCGCTGGCTCGCGGCGAGCTCGAGCTGCACTACCAGCCGGTCGTTCGCACCTCGGATAACATCGTCACCGGGTTCGAGGCGCTGATGCGCTGGAACCATCCGGAGCGGGGGCCGATCAGCCCCGCGGTGTTCATTCCGATCGCCGAGGAATCGAACCTCATCGTCACCCTTGGGGAATGGGCGATCCGGCAGGCCTGCGCGAACGCGGCGAAGTGGCCGGGGGAATTGCGCGTTGCGGTCAACGTTTCGGCGCACCAGTTCACGACCGAGAGCCTGCCGACCACCATCACCAGCGCTCTCGCATCGAGCGGCCTCAAGCCCGAACAGCTCGAGCTGGAGATCACCGAGACCGTCTTCATGGGCGACGTCGAGGCGGTCGAGCAGATGTTCAAGCGGCTCAAGAAGATCGGCGTGAAGCTCTCGCTCGATGACTTCGGGACGGGCTATTCGTCGCTCGGCTATCTGCGCAAGGCGCCGTTCGACAAGATCAAGATCGACCAGAGCTTCGTCCGCGGGTGCACCGAGAAGGACAACACCAACTTCGCCATCATCACCGCCATCGTCAGCTTGGCCACCGCGCTCAAGATGGAGACCACGGCCGAAGGCGTGGAGGCGATGGACGAGCTGGGGCTGATCCGCACCCTCTCGGCCACCAACGTGCAAGGCTTCATTTACTCCCGCGCGGTGCCGCAGGAGCAGGTGCTCGAAAAGCTCGCGACCGGGGACCTGACCTACAAGCCGATGGGCCCGGCCAAGCATCGCGCCGACCGCCGGACCCTGTTCCGCATGGTCGGAATCATCCACGAGGATCACCGCTACGACGCCATGTTGCGCAACATCTCGCGCACCGGGGCGATGATCGAGGGCATGCTCGACGTGCCGGTGGGGACCGACCTCGTGCTCGACCTAGGCGAGGGGCAGCTGGTGGTGGGGACCGTCAGGCGCTCGCAGGACGCGACGCAGGGGCTCGAGTTCGAGACCCCGCTGATCAGCGACGGCGCCGAAGGATTGTGCACTCGCCACCGCGTCTCGCCTTACGCATTGGCCGCCGCCGGCATGCCGCTGCGCGCGCTGCCTCCGGGGAGTTATGGCATGCCCGGCATGTCCCTTAGCGACGGAAGCCGGCCGCGGTTCATGCAGGTTGATCTCTCGGCGCTGTCCTCGCGCGCGGCCTAG